A portion of the Synechococcales cyanobacterium T60_A2020_003 genome contains these proteins:
- a CDS encoding PQQ-dependent sugar dehydrogenase — protein MSHLSIPLVFGAFLLGACTVSCAPAVDSTGASTATPASDPRSTTLAADDGAIAPDSASIIPTQPLPPSPIRITVEDLPRPFATQSASKPPTVIPVPANPVLNVPDGFTVNVFADGLDRPRWLALTPSGDVLVVESRNNRILHLKDTTKDGAADERITFATAENGLNLPFGMAFAPGYFFVGNTDAVMRFPYDKGQDQLTGTGEAIAPLPGQGYNQHWTRNVIVSPERQKLFVSVGSETNVDEEPLPRASVLSMNWDGSDTQVFASGLRNPVGLAIHPQTGDLYTTVNERDGIGDDLVPDFFTRLQPGAFYGWPYTYLKPDLLDPRQMQGDQSRNPTLAAQTQTPDVLFQAHSAALGLQFYDGSTFPERYQNGAFVAMRGSWNRNEGTGYKLVFIPFNDANEPDGYYEDFLTGFLVDPRGPTTWGRPVGLLVMPDGSLLFTEEMNGRIYRVQYTGTDS, from the coding sequence ATGAGCCATCTTTCGATCCCGCTTGTGTTTGGAGCGTTCCTTCTGGGGGCATGTACCGTATCGTGTGCGCCTGCGGTAGACTCTACGGGGGCATCTACCGCAACCCCAGCCTCCGACCCTCGCTCCACAACTCTTGCTGCAGACGATGGGGCGATCGCCCCTGACTCAGCCAGCATTATTCCGACCCAACCGCTGCCCCCATCTCCGATTCGGATTACGGTGGAGGATTTGCCCCGTCCCTTTGCAACCCAGAGCGCATCGAAACCCCCAACCGTGATTCCGGTTCCGGCCAATCCTGTCCTGAACGTACCGGATGGCTTCACGGTTAATGTCTTTGCGGATGGGCTGGATCGCCCCCGGTGGCTCGCCTTAACGCCCAGTGGCGATGTGCTGGTGGTCGAAAGTCGCAATAATCGCATTTTGCACCTCAAAGATACAACGAAGGATGGTGCTGCCGATGAGCGCATTACGTTTGCGACAGCAGAGAACGGTTTGAATCTCCCCTTTGGGATGGCGTTTGCTCCGGGCTATTTCTTTGTGGGCAATACCGATGCGGTGATGCGCTTTCCCTACGACAAAGGACAAGATCAATTGACCGGAACCGGAGAGGCGATCGCGCCTCTACCCGGACAGGGCTATAACCAGCACTGGACGAGAAATGTCATCGTGTCTCCCGAACGGCAGAAACTCTTTGTCTCGGTGGGATCGGAAACGAACGTAGACGAGGAACCTCTGCCGCGAGCCTCTGTCCTGTCGATGAATTGGGATGGGTCTGATACTCAGGTGTTTGCCTCTGGATTGCGAAATCCGGTCGGGTTAGCCATTCATCCCCAAACGGGCGACCTCTACACCACGGTTAACGAACGCGATGGCATTGGGGATGATCTCGTTCCTGACTTTTTTACTCGACTTCAGCCTGGAGCGTTCTATGGTTGGCCCTATACCTATCTCAAACCAGACTTGCTCGATCCGCGCCAAATGCAAGGCGATCAAAGTCGCAATCCAACCCTAGCCGCCCAAACCCAAACGCCCGATGTTCTCTTTCAAGCCCATTCTGCAGCGCTCGGCCTCCAGTTTTATGATGGATCGACCTTTCCGGAACGCTACCAAAACGGAGCCTTTGTGGCTATGCGCGGATCCTGGAATCGCAATGAAGGAACTGGTTATAAACTCGTTTTTATTCCGTTTAACGACGCTAACGAACCGGACGGGTATTACGAGGATTTCCTTACGGGATTTTTGGTGGATCCCCGTGGCCCGACTACTTGGGGGCGTCCGGTGGGGCTGTTGGTGATGCCGGATGGGAGTCTTCTCTTTACAGAAGAGATGAATGGCCGGATCTATCGTGTGCAGTATACGGGGACAGATTCGTAG
- a CDS encoding cation-translocating P-type ATPase: protein MASHSSLMPSDAIYHWHTLMPDKVLVLLESDRQHGLTREQVLERQQRFGLNELEDTGGRSGWTILLDQFKNVMLIMLIAVAAVSAILDLRGNNFPKDAIAILLIVGLNAVLGYLQESRAEKALAALKQLASPVVRVIRDGQLLEVEASDLVPGDIFWIEAGMQIAADGLLLEAMNLQVRESALTGESNAVTKRAGEPCDVDTPLGDRLNLVFQGTEVVYGRGVAIVISTGMRTELGRIATMLQSVESEPTPLQQRMEQLGNVLVGGSMLLVALVVIGGVLITGWNQFESLLEVSLSMAVAVVPEGLPAVITVTLALGTQRMVHRHALIRKLPAVETLGSVTHICSDKTGTLTQNKMIVQAVYIDRDETNGCHVNITGDGYDPAGEFHHEGCVIAPETSLVLRRLLAGCVLCNDATLKREGSDWSVLGDPTEGALLTLAAKANIHKPTWLSQCPRIHELAFSSERKRMSVICKLNPSASKNLYLTHPYLMYTKGSPELVLNLCTHAQVGDRPSPLTPEHRQRILRHTDQMSGRGLRVLGIAYRELMDIQINDSTNIEQHMTWLGLVGMLDAPRPEVKEAVVRCRQAGIHPIMITGDHQLTARVIAEELGIAQPGDRVLTGQEIEHLGDAQLDEVMGNVSVYARVSPKHKLRIVQSLQRQGQIVAMTGDGVNDAPALKQANIGIAMGITGTDVSKEASDMVLLDDNFATIVAATEEGRVVYTNIRRFVKYILGSNIGEVLTVAVSPILVPLGGVPLTPLQILWMNLVTDGVPALALAVEPAEPSVMQRPPHDPQESIFARGLGAYMLRIGCVFTILAVSLMVWSYHYAATTPGDPERWKTMVFTTLCLAQMGHAIAIRSNSRLTIELNPLSNPYVWGAVILTTILQLMLIYVPPLQEFFGTHVLTAKELGVCLGFSLLMFVWIELEKLFVRFAKRMGWPINVSD, encoded by the coding sequence ATGGCTTCGCACTCCTCTCTTATGCCATCCGACGCGATCTACCATTGGCATACCCTAATGCCAGATAAGGTGTTGGTTCTCCTGGAGAGCGATCGCCAGCACGGTCTCACACGCGAACAAGTCCTGGAACGACAGCAGCGCTTCGGGCTGAATGAACTGGAGGATACAGGCGGTCGAAGTGGATGGACGATCCTGCTCGATCAGTTCAAAAATGTGATGCTGATTATGCTGATCGCGGTGGCAGCGGTGTCTGCAATTTTAGATCTGCGAGGAAATAATTTTCCGAAAGATGCGATCGCCATTCTGCTGATTGTGGGTCTGAATGCCGTTTTGGGCTATCTCCAAGAGAGTCGTGCGGAGAAAGCGCTGGCCGCCTTAAAACAACTGGCATCCCCGGTGGTGCGCGTCATCCGCGATGGGCAATTGCTAGAGGTTGAGGCAAGCGACTTGGTTCCTGGAGACATTTTTTGGATAGAGGCGGGGATGCAGATTGCTGCCGATGGTCTCCTCCTGGAAGCGATGAATTTGCAAGTCCGGGAATCGGCATTGACCGGGGAGTCCAATGCGGTGACGAAACGGGCGGGGGAGCCTTGTGACGTAGACACGCCCTTGGGCGATCGCCTCAACCTGGTCTTCCAGGGAACCGAGGTGGTCTATGGACGGGGTGTGGCCATTGTGATCAGTACGGGAATGCGAACCGAACTGGGACGCATCGCCACCATGCTGCAATCCGTAGAGTCAGAACCGACCCCCCTCCAGCAGCGCATGGAGCAGTTGGGCAATGTGCTGGTGGGTGGATCGATGCTGTTGGTGGCCTTGGTCGTGATCGGCGGCGTTTTAATCACAGGATGGAATCAGTTTGAGTCGCTGTTGGAGGTGTCGTTGAGTATGGCGGTGGCCGTTGTGCCGGAGGGACTGCCCGCTGTGATTACGGTGACTCTGGCACTGGGAACCCAGCGGATGGTGCATCGCCATGCCCTCATTCGCAAACTGCCTGCGGTAGAAACCTTAGGGTCAGTGACTCATATCTGTTCGGACAAAACAGGGACCCTGACCCAAAATAAAATGATTGTGCAAGCCGTCTACATCGATCGCGACGAAACGAACGGCTGCCACGTCAACATTACGGGCGACGGGTACGATCCCGCTGGAGAATTCCACCATGAGGGCTGTGTAATTGCGCCTGAGACTAGCTTGGTTCTTCGACGATTACTGGCGGGATGTGTATTGTGTAACGACGCAACCTTAAAACGAGAAGGTTCGGACTGGAGCGTACTTGGAGACCCAACGGAAGGGGCACTCCTCACCCTAGCGGCAAAGGCGAACATTCATAAACCAACGTGGCTAAGTCAGTGTCCACGGATACATGAACTGGCTTTTTCTTCAGAACGGAAGCGGATGAGCGTGATTTGTAAACTGAATCCCTCCGCGTCTAAGAATCTCTACCTGACGCATCCCTACTTGATGTACACAAAGGGATCACCAGAACTGGTGCTGAATCTTTGTACCCACGCCCAAGTTGGCGATCGCCCCTCTCCACTCACCCCCGAACATCGCCAGCGAATTCTACGCCATACCGATCAAATGTCGGGACGAGGTCTACGCGTGCTGGGGATTGCCTACCGCGAACTCATGGATATTCAAATCAATGATTCAACGAACATCGAACAACACATGACCTGGCTGGGCTTGGTGGGAATGCTGGATGCTCCCCGTCCAGAGGTCAAAGAGGCGGTGGTGCGGTGCCGACAAGCCGGTATTCATCCGATTATGATCACGGGTGATCATCAGCTCACGGCGCGGGTGATCGCGGAGGAGTTGGGGATTGCTCAACCGGGCGATCGCGTTCTGACTGGACAAGAGATCGAGCACCTAGGGGACGCTCAGCTTGATGAAGTCATGGGAAACGTCAGTGTCTACGCGCGGGTATCACCGAAACATAAGCTGCGAATTGTGCAATCGCTACAACGACAGGGACAGATTGTGGCGATGACGGGCGATGGCGTGAACGATGCCCCTGCCCTGAAACAGGCCAACATTGGCATTGCCATGGGGATTACCGGAACCGACGTTAGCAAAGAGGCCAGCGATATGGTGCTGCTGGACGATAACTTTGCCACCATCGTGGCAGCAACGGAAGAGGGACGAGTGGTTTACACCAATATCCGTCGCTTTGTGAAATATATCCTGGGTTCCAATATTGGTGAGGTGTTGACAGTCGCGGTCTCTCCGATTCTGGTTCCCTTGGGCGGCGTCCCCCTCACACCGCTACAAATTTTGTGGATGAACTTGGTCACCGATGGGGTGCCTGCGCTGGCGCTAGCAGTTGAACCTGCTGAACCTAGCGTGATGCAGCGTCCACCCCACGATCCCCAGGAAAGTATTTTTGCACGGGGATTGGGAGCCTATATGCTGCGGATTGGGTGTGTGTTTACGATTTTGGCCGTAAGTTTGATGGTGTGGTCGTATCACTATGCAGCGACGACGCCCGGAGATCCAGAACGCTGGAAAACGATGGTGTTTACAACGCTGTGTCTAGCCCAAATGGGACATGCGATCGCCATTCGATCCAACAGTCGCCTCACGATTGAGCTGAATCCGTTGAGTAATCCCTATGTGTGGGGAGCGGTGATTCTGACGACGATTCTGCAACTGATGCTAATCTATGTTCCACCCCTGCAAGAGTTCTTTGGCACCCATGTTTTGACAGCGAAGGAATTAGGTGTTTGTCTTGGGTTCAGTCTCCTCATGTTTGTCTGGATTGAGCTTGAAAAGTTATTTGTACGTTTTGCTAAACGGATGGGCTGGCCTATTAACGTGAGTGATTAG